A window of Picosynechococcus sp. PCC 7002 contains these coding sequences:
- a CDS encoding DEAD/DEAH box helicase → MSKFQLRPYQAQMVSEILGSLAQHDSVVGQLPTGGGKTIILSAIANEFIKRGSPVLLLSHRDELVNQGADKLAAVSGQPVGIIKAGYPDNGDRLIQSASVQSLVRRLHKYSPDRFGAIIVDECHHTTANTYRKILDHFEKAYVLGFTATPCRGDGAGLDDLFSHMVTGPTIKQLIEVGHLSRYRYLAAEKSMVVKGAKVRRGDYTSKSLAALNPRDQLAADLVSSYFQHCDGMRCLVFAIDRDYSKATAAMYQAHGVPAIHLDGETPQHIRKAALEAFQAGEIKVVCNVGLFTEGTDLPAVEALQMARPTKSLGLFQQMTGRVLRVAPGKSEAIIIDHAGNWEMHGLPCDDRQWTLEGVAKPKRAKRLVKKPDGEIVEWELVEVIQTNVTTREIIPGTVAIAPDVDGFWKARLDEILAERETMDYQKGWVGYRLGELSPPLEVWKVAAIALGYKPGWAWYQWQKYRGQDVA, encoded by the coding sequence ATGAGTAAATTTCAACTACGCCCCTATCAAGCTCAAATGGTCAGTGAGATCCTCGGAAGTCTTGCCCAACATGACAGCGTAGTGGGCCAACTCCCAACGGGGGGCGGCAAAACTATCATCCTTTCGGCGATCGCCAATGAGTTCATTAAGCGTGGTTCACCCGTTCTGCTGCTCAGCCATCGGGATGAACTGGTGAACCAAGGGGCCGACAAATTAGCGGCTGTCTCAGGGCAACCAGTGGGAATCATTAAAGCTGGCTATCCCGACAACGGCGATCGCCTCATCCAATCAGCATCAGTTCAAAGTCTAGTGAGGCGACTGCATAAATATTCCCCTGATAGATTTGGGGCCATCATTGTGGATGAATGCCACCACACCACCGCTAACACCTACAGAAAAATCCTTGACCACTTCGAGAAAGCTTATGTCCTAGGATTCACCGCTACGCCCTGCCGGGGTGATGGAGCGGGCTTGGATGATTTATTCAGCCACATGGTCACAGGCCCAACGATTAAGCAGCTCATTGAAGTGGGCCACCTTTCCCGGTATCGCTACCTTGCCGCCGAAAAATCAATGGTCGTTAAAGGTGCCAAGGTACGCCGGGGTGATTACACTTCAAAGTCATTGGCCGCATTAAATCCCCGTGACCAATTGGCCGCTGATTTAGTGAGCAGCTATTTTCAACATTGCGACGGGATGAGATGTCTGGTTTTCGCTATTGATCGAGACTACTCCAAAGCCACCGCCGCTATGTATCAAGCCCATGGAGTGCCCGCAATTCACCTAGACGGGGAAACGCCCCAACATATCCGCAAAGCCGCTTTAGAGGCGTTCCAAGCCGGGGAAATTAAGGTCGTTTGTAATGTGGGACTGTTCACCGAGGGAACGGATTTACCAGCAGTCGAAGCTTTGCAAATGGCACGTCCGACCAAATCCCTTGGCTTATTCCAACAGATGACGGGGCGGGTTTTGCGGGTCGCACCGGGAAAGTCAGAAGCCATCATCATTGACCATGCCGGAAATTGGGAGATGCACGGCCTACCTTGCGACGATCGCCAATGGACTTTAGAGGGAGTCGCCAAGCCTAAGCGGGCGAAACGACTCGTCAAGAAACCCGATGGGGAAATTGTGGAGTGGGAACTAGTAGAGGTCATTCAGACGAATGTGACGACCCGTGAGATTATCCCCGGCACTGTGGCGATCGCCCCTGATGTCGATGGCTTCTGGAAAGCTCGACTTGATGAAATATTGGCCGAAAGGGAAACCATGGACTACCAGAAAGGATGGGTCGGCTACCGATTGGGTGAGCTGTCACCACCATTAGAAGTCTGGAAAGTAGCGGCGATCGCCCTTGGGTATAAGCCGGGGTGGGCTTGGTATCAGTGGCAAAAATACCGGGGTCAGGATGTGGCTTAG
- a CDS encoding Abi family protein, producing the protein MQYNKPPLTFQEQINLLQSRGLSIKDLDFAEQTLQRISYYRLSAYLHFFQEIDSSDHQYVPDATFEAVLNLYKFDKSLRMLIFNATESIEVAVRTQMIYHYSHDYDPHWYLNKSLFYDTGKHQELIDSITQYCQSKKVEEFIGHYRNKYTNPLLPPSYMALEIIAFGQLSRMYTNLLPSKTRQKIHTHFQLPNKFFISWLRSLSHIRNICAHHSRLWNIQLGESPKLPDRLKGKWLSREVLEDINQRNSRKIFTGLCCIQYLLDRIKPEHNFAQHLKRTFEMYPEIESKNLGFPKDWENQPLWK; encoded by the coding sequence ATGCAGTACAATAAACCGCCTTTAACGTTTCAAGAGCAGATTAATTTACTCCAGTCTCGCGGTTTAAGCATTAAAGATTTAGATTTTGCAGAACAGACATTACAGCGTATTAGTTACTATCGCCTCAGTGCATATCTACACTTTTTTCAGGAAATAGACTCATCCGATCATCAATATGTACCAGATGCAACCTTTGAAGCGGTTTTAAATCTATACAAGTTTGATAAATCCTTGAGAATGCTTATTTTTAATGCTACGGAGTCGATAGAAGTAGCAGTCAGAACTCAAATGATTTATCACTACTCCCATGATTATGATCCTCATTGGTATCTGAATAAAAGTTTATTTTATGACACTGGGAAGCATCAAGAATTAATCGATTCGATTACTCAATATTGCCAATCTAAAAAAGTAGAAGAATTTATCGGGCATTATCGAAACAAGTACACAAATCCTCTACTACCGCCGTCATATATGGCTTTGGAGATAATCGCCTTTGGGCAGTTATCTAGAATGTACACAAATTTATTACCATCTAAGACACGACAAAAAATACATACTCATTTCCAATTACCTAACAAGTTTTTTATATCTTGGTTACGGTCTTTGTCGCATATTAGAAATATTTGCGCTCATCATTCAAGGCTCTGGAATATACAGCTAGGAGAATCACCTAAATTGCCTGATAGGTTAAAAGGAAAATGGCTCTCTAGAGAAGTATTGGAGGATATTAATCAAAGAAACAGCCGTAAAATTTTCACTGGCTTATGTTGTATTCAGTATCTCTTAGACAGAATTAAACCAGAGCATAATTTTGCACAGCATTTAAAAAGAACTTTTGAGATGTATCCAGAAATAGAATCTAAAAACTTAGGCTTTCCCAAAGATTGGGAAAATCAGCCTCTCTGGAAATAA